TCTTGaagtatgtctctataagcttggcacatctagccactgggatttttgcccattcttcaaggcaaaactgctccagctccttcaagttggatgggttccgctagtgtacagcaatatttaagtcataccacaggtTCTCAATTGGAtagaggtctgggctttgactaggccattccaatatATTTAAATTTTTCCCCTTAAagcactcgagtgttgctttagcagtatgcttagggttgttgtcctgctggattgtgaacctccgtcccagtctcaaatctcttgtagactgaaacaggtttccctcaagaatttccctgtatttagcgccatccatcatttcttcaattctaaccagtttcccaatccctgccgatgaacaacatccccacagcatgatgctgccaccaccattcttcactatggggatggtgttctcggggtgatgagaggtgttgggtttgcgccagacatagtgttttccttgatgtccaaaaagctcaattttagtctcttCTAACCAGAGTGCCTTCTTCCATATATTTGGAGAGTcttccacatgccttttggcgaacaccaaatgtgtttacttatttctttctttaagcaatggctttttcctGCCCACTTTTCCATTCATGACACCTGATGTGTGTTTGTTTAAGTACTCTTCATATCTGCTTTTAAACTGGTATAATACAGATATAATTAATACAAATTCCAGAGATTGTACTTTGACAGTGGTTGCTGCAATAGTCTGTGAGTGTAGGACATGAACAGGGTAATTCAAGGCAAATCATTCAGGGCCCGATTCAGACATGAAAACACTAATTTACTCAAGACAATATGGATACTTTCTCGTATAATGCCTACACAATTCAGCTAAATCAAATTGTCACTTTGAATTACaaatacaataccagtcaaaagtttggaaacacctcaTCATcgaaggatttttctttatttttactattttctacaattctacaatgtagaataatagtgaagacatcaaaactatgaaataacaaatatggaatcatatagtgagcaaaaaaagtgttaaacaaataaaaatatattttatatttgagattcttcaaagtagccaccctttgccttgatgacagctttgcacactcttggcattctctcaaccagcttcatgaggttgtcacctggaatgcattttaattaacaggtgtgccttgttaaaagttaatatgtggaatttatttccttcttaatgcgtttgagccaatcagttgagttgtgacaaggtaggagtggtatacagaagatagccctatttggtaaaagaccaagtccatattatggcaagaacagctcaaataagcaaagataaatgacagtccatcattactttaagacatgaaggtcagtcaattctgaaaattgaagaactttgaaagtttcttcaagtgcagttacaaaaaccatcaagagctatgatgaaactggctctcatgaggaccaccactggaaaggaagacccagagttacctctgctgaagaAGATAAGTtcactgcacctcagattgcagcccaaataaatgcttcacagagttcaagtaacagacaaatctgaaaatcaacttttcagaggagacttcgtgaatcagtccttcatggtcgaattgcttcaaagaaaccacgattaaaggacaccaataataagaagagacttgcttgagctaagaaacacgaacaatggacattagaccggtggaaatctgtcctttggtctgatgagtccaaatttgagatttttggttccaaccaacatgtctttgtgagatgcagagtaggtgaacggatgatctccgcatgtgtggttcccaccgtgaagcatggacgaggaggtgtgatggtgcgggggtgctttgctggtgacactgtcagtgatttatttagaatacagggcacacttaaccagcatggctaccacagcattctggagagatacgtcatcccatctggtttgcttttagtgggactatcatttgttttcaacaggacaatgaccaaacacacctacaggctgtgtaagggctatttgaccaagaagctgtcatcaaggcaaaaggtggttaCCTTGAAGAatcagaaatatatatatatatatatatatatatatatatcaaacatatttttttatttaacacctttttttgttactacatgattccatatttattattttatatttttgatgtgttcactattattctacaatgtagaaaatagtaaaaataaagaaaaacctttgaatgagtaggtgtttccaaacttttgactggtactgtatgtgtacatgCTGTACATATATTCTAATTCATCAAACTTGAGCTAAGATTAAGTTTTTTATGATGGATTCACAAAATGAAGCACCTGATAAAGGAACACATTTCAAACATCCACAATATTTCACAATATAGCATTTCCAATAGTAAAATACTAAGGGGTAAATCTTAAATTTAGAAAGGTTTTGTGAGATCAACAAAATGCACACTTTACAATTGCGAAGGtgtgattttttttattgttaaaaCCCTTTCACAAAGGCTCATTGTTACAGAACTTTGTTCTTTTGAGAGACATGTGTCCCTGGACATGTGGACAGACCTCAGTGCTCTATGGCCCTCTATTCCATGTTGCTGAGTCAGGGGTTAGTACAATGGGGTTCACAGGTATAAAAAGAAAGGTTTTAAACCAGTAGGATAACAGTTCCCCAGCaagagcagcagcagcacagaGAGACAAAATGACCTCTACCGGCATGAACATGAACAGCAGAGTAAGTATTATATTTAGTGTATTTATTAATATAAATGTTCCTAGCTTGTTAGACTGAGTGCACTTTAGTACTCTAGTGTCAGAGCACAAGGCAACCTTAATCCCAGAAAGCTGATTGTCAGTGGGATTGGGCAAGGCCCAACATGTAGCATTGTCTTTTTGTATGTTTGAATGGTGAACAGAAATTATTGTTGCTTATTTTCAGATCACCTTCTACGAAGACAGGAACTTCCAGGGTCGTTCCTATGAGTGCAGCAGCGACTGCCCTGACATGTCCTCCTACCTGAGCCGCTGCCAGTCCTGCAGGGTTGAGAGCGGATGCTTCATGGTGTACGACCGCCCCAACTACATGGGAAACCAGTGGTTCATGAAGAGGGGAGAGTATTCTGACTATCAGCACATGATGGGAATGACCGATATCAGGTCCTGCCGCATGATCCCCATGGTAAGCACAAAAACTTTCAGTTTGATGCCTCTTCTAGCTTTTTTGATCTATGTCCATTACTCAATTTGTCTACAATCAGTGATACTCCATAACACATTTTTTAGGAAGGTTCCAGAGCTTTTGAGCTGTGCAGATTTCTCCCTAAAACATGTTGTTCATCATGTTACAGCACAGAGGATCTTTCAGGATGAGGATCTACGAGACGGAGAACTTTGGAGGTCAGATGCACGAGATGATGGACGACTGTGACAGCATCATGGATCGTTACCGCATGAACAACTGCATGTCCTGCAACGTTATGGACGGCCACTGGCTCATGTATGAGCAGCCCCAATACAAAGGCAGGATGATGTACATGAGGCCTGGAGAGTACAGAAACTTTAACCAGATGGGCATGGGCATGAGGTTCATGAGCATGAGACGTATCAACGAGTCCTGTTACTAGATATAGCTTTTACTGATACAAATACGAGAAGCCAGTGAACAAATACAAGAAGCCAGTGAATAAAAACATTGAAAAAAAGGACATCTTGCAAATGATTTTTTACACTTAACCTGAACCCATGTCATCTAGGTCAACATGTAGCACTTTCCTAAGC
This genomic window from Salvelinus namaycush isolate Seneca chromosome 8, SaNama_1.0, whole genome shotgun sequence contains:
- the LOC120051753 gene encoding gamma-crystallin M2-like isoform X2; this encodes MNRITFYEDRNFQGRSYECSSDCPDMSSYLSRCQSCRVESGCFMVYDRPNYMGNQWFMKRGEYSDYQHMMGMTDIRSCRMIPMHRGSFRMRIYETENFGGQMHEMMDDCDSIMDRYRMNNCMSCNVMDGHWLMYEQPQYKGRMMYMRPGEYRNFNQMGMGMRFMSMRRINESCY
- the LOC120051753 gene encoding gamma-crystallin M2-like isoform X1 — translated: MTSTGMNMNSRITFYEDRNFQGRSYECSSDCPDMSSYLSRCQSCRVESGCFMVYDRPNYMGNQWFMKRGEYSDYQHMMGMTDIRSCRMIPMHRGSFRMRIYETENFGGQMHEMMDDCDSIMDRYRMNNCMSCNVMDGHWLMYEQPQYKGRMMYMRPGEYRNFNQMGMGMRFMSMRRINESCY